The Nitrospinota bacterium DNA window AAGAACCGGCTTCCGAAGTAAAGCTGACGTTTTCAAGGCGTATCATAACGTCATGTACCAAACGAAGGAGATGATCATATTGATTATGAAACTGGCGATAAACGCGGTAACTATTGCTTTGCTGGCCCGTTGGGGTATCTCGGTGGCGGAGGATTTAACGTTGACCCCCTGATGGATGCAGACGAGGGCGACGGTAAAACCAAGCACTCCTCCTTTGAGAAGACCGACCAGAAAATCGCCGGCGTGGAGGGAGCCGACGAAAAGGATTATCGTCTTGTTCAGGCTGGCCCCCCTTTGGAAAGATGAGATGACCAGCCACGAGAAAAACGTCATAACGACGAAATAGCCGTTGAGTATGATTCCCGCCGCGGTGAGACCAATTATGCGCGGGATATAAAAGTACTGGGCCAAGTCGATCCCCATCGCCGCCAGCGCCTCGTGATGGCGCTTCACCCGCATGTTGCCCAGTTCCACCGTGATGGCGCTGCCGGAGCGCCCCACGAGGATGAGCGCCGTGAAAAGCGGGGCGATCTCTTTG harbors:
- a CDS encoding ABC transporter permease, translating into MNEELLAPLAAPAEGERALTRTERYLEGRLASLAFWRQLAYLFMEFWLGLRSLKGNHRRYVKNLTIHQIIFSGIDAVGVVSVVAVVIGGVVLVQMMTYAPGFEASAFLMGIVTSLIVKEIAPLFTALILVGRSGSAITVELGNMRVKRHHEALAAMGIDLAQYFYIPRIIGLTAAGIILNGYFVVMTFFSWLVISSFQRGASLNKTIILFVGSLHAGDFLVGLLKGGVLGFTVALVCIHQGVNVKSSATEIPQRASKAIVTAFIASFIINMIISFVWYMTL